A genomic window from Phragmitibacter flavus includes:
- a CDS encoding extracellular solute-binding protein produces the protein MDAAAPDAPPAELVPVRKGWRREVWVLVAMLVVLAAPWLLKPKESTAPASYDRRLVILTPHHEKIRQEFALAFTRYWREKTGQVVYIDWRTGGTAELAMLLRSEYGGAFQHYWTRTLKKDWSHEVGLAYANSKLKSTDESAAGVARRAFMESNVGIGIDLFFGGGSFDFEQQASAGILVAADPSGKFGLKPLREKHPDWFTDEVIPPSVSGEPFYDQEMRWVGTCLSSLGICYNSDVLKRLGVEKAPTQWADLADPRLIGQVALSDPNKSGTVTKSLEQLIQQQMQLRLEELTKDPATFSTEETRLKAALEQGWERGLRLIQRVSANARYFTDSATKIPLEVCQGDSAAGMCIDFYGRSFEEQVRKADGSTRIHFVAPVGGSSIGVDPVAMLRGAPDPELAMAFMEFVLTPEGQKLWNYQPGTAGGPQEAALRRLPVRRDFYTAENQALMTDAGLLPFEQAKLFTYRPEWTGSLFGAVRFLVKVMCIHVHADQQRAWKAIIAADFPPRAVAAFEDVSLVNYEATKRLAADLGKKDKELEMRLTREMTQRFRRHYELAYQLAKEGK, from the coding sequence ATGGATGCTGCTGCTCCCGATGCCCCGCCTGCTGAGTTGGTGCCTGTCCGCAAGGGCTGGCGGCGGGAGGTGTGGGTGTTGGTGGCGATGCTGGTGGTGCTGGCGGCACCGTGGTTGCTCAAGCCGAAAGAAAGCACGGCACCTGCTTCGTATGACCGGCGTTTGGTGATATTGACGCCGCATCACGAAAAAATCCGCCAGGAATTTGCCTTGGCATTCACGCGCTACTGGCGTGAAAAAACGGGTCAGGTGGTTTATATCGACTGGCGGACGGGTGGAACGGCGGAATTGGCGATGCTGTTGAGGTCGGAATATGGCGGGGCGTTTCAGCATTATTGGACGCGGACGCTGAAGAAGGATTGGTCGCATGAAGTGGGGCTGGCCTATGCGAATTCAAAACTGAAATCGACGGATGAGTCGGCGGCAGGCGTGGCGCGGCGGGCATTTATGGAATCGAACGTGGGGATTGGCATTGATCTGTTTTTCGGGGGCGGTTCTTTTGATTTCGAGCAGCAAGCTTCGGCGGGAATTTTGGTGGCGGCTGATCCGTCGGGAAAATTTGGGTTGAAGCCGTTGAGAGAAAAGCATCCGGACTGGTTCACGGATGAAGTGATCCCTCCAAGTGTGAGTGGTGAGCCATTTTACGACCAGGAAATGAGGTGGGTGGGAACCTGTCTTTCGAGTTTGGGGATTTGTTACAACTCGGATGTATTGAAGCGGTTGGGGGTCGAGAAGGCTCCAACGCAATGGGCGGATCTGGCGGATCCGCGATTGATCGGGCAGGTGGCGCTGTCGGATCCGAACAAAAGCGGCACGGTGACGAAGTCATTGGAGCAATTGATTCAGCAGCAAATGCAGTTGCGGCTGGAGGAGTTGACGAAAGATCCGGCGACGTTCAGCACGGAAGAGACACGATTGAAGGCGGCTTTGGAACAGGGGTGGGAGAGGGGATTGCGATTGATTCAAAGGGTGAGTGCCAATGCGCGGTATTTTACGGATTCGGCCACCAAGATTCCGTTGGAGGTTTGTCAGGGTGATTCAGCGGCGGGCATGTGCATCGATTTTTATGGTCGCAGTTTTGAGGAACAGGTGAGGAAGGCGGATGGCAGCACACGGATTCATTTTGTGGCCCCGGTGGGTGGATCGAGCATCGGGGTGGACCCGGTGGCGATGTTGCGTGGCGCTCCCGATCCTGAACTGGCGATGGCGTTCATGGAGTTTGTGCTGACGCCGGAAGGGCAGAAGTTATGGAACTACCAGCCAGGGACGGCGGGCGGACCGCAGGAGGCAGCGTTGCGACGTCTGCCGGTGCGACGCGATTTTTACACGGCGGAGAATCAGGCTTTGATGACCGATGCCGGTTTGTTGCCGTTTGAGCAGGCGAAGCTTTTCACTTACCGGCCAGAGTGGACGGGGTCATTGTTTGGGGCGGTGAGATTTCTGGTGAAGGTGATGTGCATTCACGTTCATGCGGATCAACAGCGGGCGTGGAAGGCCATCATCGCGGCGGATTTTCCTCCTCGTGCGGTGGCGGCTTTTGAGGATGTGAGTCTGGTGAACTATGAGGCGACCAAGCGACTGGCGGCGGATCTTGGCAAGAAGGACAAGGAGCTGGAGATGCGTTTGACTCGGGAGATGACTCAGCGTTTTCGGCGGCATTATGAGCTGGCTTATCAACTGGCGAAGGAGGGGAAATAA
- a CDS encoding amidophosphoribosyltransferase, protein MSDPIRHECGIAVVRLLKPLGYYHHKYGSALWGLDKLHALMIKQRNRGQDGMGVGCVKLNMQPGQPYMFRLRSSKSNSMEEVFGEIEDDYKTTAKQINRERKITARERGTDYVKFENDSEAIKNHFDYGGEVLVGHLRYGTSGSFGKASCHPYLRRSNWPTRSLIVLGNFNMTNTRELNDIMRRRGQHPVVDTDTQTVLEEIGFHLDEAHTSLYHDLRGKMDGIEIPAEISRQLDVTQVISESAAHWDGGYAIAGTIGNGDAFVMRDPNAIRPCFYVQTDEYIAFASERAALRSVFELEETDTHELPAAHVAVIKSDGRFSINSFAEPRLPTPCSFERIYFSRGNDASIYHDRKALGEALVPQLLEAVGNDLANTVLSFVPNTAETAYYGLMDGLRKQRRAEVKAALLEMIQRGEFDESKIDDLILQNWPRSEKIAHKDIKSRTFISQESGRDQLVSSVYDITYGVVKPDDHLVIVDDSIVRGTTLKQSILRILARTNPRSIVVVSTAPQIRYPDCYGIDMSELGKFIAFQAAIALLKETGHRDVIEHTYQNCIEELKKPAHEQRNVVQDIYAPFTDEEISAKIAELVRPQSSAWKGDLRVIYQTVENLHTALNSNAGDWYFSGNFPTPGGYPVVNGAFIRYHEKRPGRAYDTLF, encoded by the coding sequence ATGAGCGATCCAATCAGGCATGAATGCGGCATAGCGGTCGTGCGGCTTCTAAAGCCGCTGGGCTACTACCATCACAAATACGGCAGCGCCCTTTGGGGACTGGACAAGCTTCACGCGCTCATGATCAAGCAGCGCAACCGCGGTCAGGACGGCATGGGCGTCGGCTGTGTGAAGCTCAACATGCAGCCCGGCCAGCCCTACATGTTCCGGCTGCGCTCCAGCAAAAGCAATTCCATGGAAGAAGTCTTCGGCGAAATCGAAGACGACTACAAAACCACCGCGAAACAGATCAATCGCGAGCGCAAAATCACCGCCCGCGAGCGCGGCACCGACTACGTCAAATTCGAGAACGATTCAGAAGCCATCAAAAACCACTTCGACTACGGCGGTGAAGTGCTGGTTGGCCACCTTCGCTATGGCACCTCCGGCAGCTTCGGCAAAGCCTCCTGCCACCCCTACCTGCGCCGCAGCAACTGGCCGACGCGCAGCCTCATCGTCCTCGGCAACTTCAACATGACCAACACCCGCGAACTCAACGACATCATGCGTCGTCGCGGCCAGCATCCGGTTGTCGATACCGACACCCAGACCGTTCTCGAAGAAATCGGCTTCCATCTCGACGAAGCCCACACCAGTCTCTACCACGACCTCCGCGGCAAGATGGACGGCATCGAAATTCCCGCCGAAATCAGCCGCCAGCTTGATGTCACCCAGGTCATCAGTGAATCCGCCGCCCACTGGGACGGTGGTTACGCCATCGCCGGCACCATCGGCAACGGCGACGCCTTCGTGATGCGCGATCCCAATGCGATTCGCCCCTGCTTCTACGTTCAGACCGACGAATACATCGCCTTTGCCAGCGAACGTGCCGCCCTTCGCTCCGTGTTCGAACTCGAAGAAACCGACACCCACGAACTCCCCGCCGCCCACGTCGCGGTGATCAAAAGTGACGGACGATTCTCCATCAATTCGTTCGCTGAACCTCGTCTCCCCACCCCCTGCTCCTTCGAGCGCATCTACTTCTCACGCGGCAACGACGCCTCCATTTATCACGATCGCAAAGCCCTCGGTGAAGCCCTCGTTCCCCAGCTTCTCGAAGCCGTTGGCAACGACCTCGCCAACACCGTCCTCAGCTTCGTCCCCAACACCGCCGAAACCGCCTACTACGGCCTTATGGACGGCCTGCGCAAACAGCGTCGCGCAGAAGTCAAAGCGGCCCTGCTTGAAATGATCCAACGCGGCGAGTTCGACGAATCCAAGATTGACGATCTCATTCTGCAAAACTGGCCGCGCTCCGAAAAAATTGCCCACAAGGACATCAAGAGTCGCACTTTCATCTCCCAGGAAAGCGGTCGCGACCAGCTCGTCTCCAGCGTTTACGACATCACCTACGGCGTCGTCAAACCCGACGACCATTTGGTGATCGTTGACGACTCCATCGTGCGTGGCACCACTCTTAAACAAAGCATCCTGCGCATCCTCGCCCGCACCAACCCACGCAGCATCGTGGTCGTTTCCACCGCCCCGCAGATCCGCTACCCGGACTGCTACGGCATCGACATGAGCGAACTCGGCAAATTTATTGCCTTCCAGGCTGCCATCGCCCTGCTCAAGGAAACCGGACACCGCGACGTTATCGAACACACCTACCAAAACTGCATTGAGGAGCTCAAAAAGCCCGCTCACGAACAAAGAAACGTCGTTCAAGACATCTACGCTCCGTTCACCGACGAAGAAATCTCCGCCAAAATCGCCGAACTCGTCCGCCCGCAAAGCTCCGCCTGGAAAGGCGATCTGCGCGTCATCTATCAAACCGTTGAAAACCTCCACACCGCCTTGAACAGCAACGCAGGCGACTGGTATTTCAGCGGCAACTTCCCCACCCCCGGCGGCTATCCCGTCGTCAACGGAGCGTTCATCCGCTACCACGAAAAACGCCCCGGCCGCGCCTACGACACCTTGTTTTAA
- the purD gene encoding phosphoribosylamine--glycine ligase, translating into MKILVTGKGGREHAILTALRESAPDAHLYVWPGSDAMQSLATRVEATGLVDLVAFMQREQIDLCVAGEESWLVKDRGLANICAEVGIPCWGPLKESAQLEASKTFAKNFLQRHHIPTANCTVAQTHRDAVRALGTYPIVLKFDGLAAGKGVAVCQDEASALEFIDEVFTKQTFGTGDLIIEQCLTGPEISIFASVCGDKYHILMPARDYKRIGDNDEGPNTGGMGAVASRDIISDELLAQIEQTIVQPTVAGLQQDGLVYHGFLYFGLMLTPSGPQVIEYNCRFGDPEAEAVLPMIQGDFAHYLLCAAKGDLKRNLIHFRDGWSTCLILASDGYPATSRNGDLISGLDQITQSRVYHCGTRKNADGQYQTNGGRVLAIVAQGDTREAAREAAYADLKKVSFPGQQSRTDIAKLHFE; encoded by the coding sequence ATGAAAATCCTCGTTACCGGCAAAGGCGGACGCGAACACGCCATCCTCACCGCGCTGCGCGAAAGCGCTCCTGATGCCCACCTTTACGTTTGGCCCGGCAGCGACGCCATGCAAAGTCTCGCCACCCGCGTTGAAGCCACCGGACTCGTCGATCTCGTCGCCTTCATGCAACGCGAACAAATCGATCTCTGCGTCGCCGGAGAAGAATCCTGGCTCGTCAAGGATCGCGGCCTCGCCAACATCTGCGCCGAAGTCGGCATCCCCTGCTGGGGCCCGCTTAAAGAGTCCGCGCAGCTCGAAGCCAGCAAAACCTTCGCCAAAAACTTTCTCCAGCGTCACCACATCCCCACCGCGAACTGCACCGTCGCCCAGACTCATCGCGACGCCGTCCGTGCCCTTGGCACCTATCCCATCGTCCTCAAATTCGACGGACTCGCCGCCGGCAAGGGCGTCGCCGTCTGTCAGGACGAAGCCAGCGCCCTTGAGTTCATCGACGAAGTTTTCACCAAACAAACCTTCGGCACCGGCGACTTGATCATCGAACAATGCCTCACCGGCCCTGAGATCTCCATTTTCGCCTCCGTCTGCGGCGACAAATACCACATCCTCATGCCCGCGCGTGACTACAAGCGCATCGGTGACAACGATGAAGGCCCCAACACCGGCGGCATGGGAGCGGTAGCCTCGCGTGACATCATCAGCGACGAACTCCTCGCTCAAATCGAGCAGACCATTGTCCAACCCACCGTCGCCGGTCTCCAGCAAGACGGCCTCGTTTACCACGGCTTCCTCTATTTCGGCCTCATGCTCACTCCCAGCGGACCACAGGTCATCGAATACAATTGCCGATTTGGCGATCCCGAAGCCGAAGCCGTTCTGCCAATGATCCAGGGCGACTTTGCCCACTATCTCCTCTGCGCGGCCAAGGGAGACCTCAAGCGCAACCTCATTCATTTCCGCGACGGCTGGAGCACCTGCCTCATCCTCGCCAGCGACGGTTATCCGGCAACCTCACGCAACGGCGACCTCATCAGCGGACTCGATCAGATCACTCAATCACGCGTCTATCATTGCGGCACCCGTAAAAACGCCGATGGCCAATACCAAACCAATGGGGGACGCGTCCTCGCCATCGTCGCGCAGGGTGATACCCGCGAAGCCGCCCGCGAAGCCGCCTACGCTGACCTCAAAAAAGTCAGTTTCCCCGGCCAGCAAAGCCGCACCGACATCGCCAAACTTCATTTTGAGTAA
- the pyrR gene encoding bifunctional pyr operon transcriptional regulator/uracil phosphoribosyltransferase PyrR: MPDPAPLFDHQAITQRIERLANLIRENHPDGNLALVGIHSRGVPLAERLYALLKPHFPDLELGRVDISLYRDDLGNLATIPKLIGSDIPFDLDDKNVILCDEVTYTGRTTRAAIEELLDYGRPAKVEIAAFIDRDGREFPIHAAYIGEHLDILPHQRVQVRFTEVDGEDAVYIQDHDIRRPS; the protein is encoded by the coding sequence ATGCCGGACCCCGCGCCGCTCTTCGATCACCAGGCCATCACCCAGCGCATCGAGCGCCTTGCCAACCTCATTCGCGAGAATCATCCCGACGGAAATCTCGCCCTCGTCGGCATTCACAGTCGCGGCGTGCCGCTCGCCGAACGCCTCTACGCACTCCTCAAACCGCACTTCCCCGACCTTGAACTCGGCCGTGTCGACATCTCCCTCTATCGCGACGACCTCGGCAATCTCGCTACCATCCCGAAACTCATCGGCTCCGACATCCCCTTCGACCTCGACGACAAAAACGTCATCCTCTGCGACGAAGTGACCTACACCGGTCGAACCACCCGGGCCGCCATTGAAGAACTGCTAGACTACGGACGTCCCGCCAAGGTCGAGATCGCCGCCTTCATCGATCGCGATGGCCGCGAGTTCCCCATCCACGCCGCCTACATTGGCGAGCATCTCGACATCCTTCCGCATCAACGCGTCCAGGTTCGCTTCACCGAAGTCGACGGCGAAGACGCCGTTTACATTCAGGATCACGACATCCGCCGCCCATCATGA
- a CDS encoding aspartate carbamoyltransferase catalytic subunit, with the protein MTPRKDLLDIQSLTDEEIEFVLSNAVPFKNLFKRSVKKVPTLRGRTVLTLFYEPSTRTLSSFEVAASRLSADVINFSVSTSSVVKGESVLDTISTLEAMRTDYVVVRHSTSGIPNLIAKNTTASVINAGDGFHAHPTQALLDAFTLREVFGDNLSNKRIAFVGDIQHSRVARSTNLLCRRLGMKTAMLAPSSLIPRNHPPEVDIFNDWTSLHAWNPDVIYLLRVQSERQNVPFFPSLGEYHKIYGLTDERLKPIRDRGLYVMHPGPVNRGVELTDNVMSYERSLINQQVENGIAVRMSVLHWLRPGSLE; encoded by the coding sequence ATGACACCCCGCAAAGACCTGCTCGACATCCAGAGCCTTACCGATGAGGAGATTGAATTCGTCCTCAGCAATGCCGTCCCTTTTAAAAATCTCTTCAAACGCTCCGTCAAAAAAGTCCCCACCCTGCGTGGTCGCACCGTATTGACCCTCTTCTACGAGCCAAGCACCCGCACGCTGTCCTCATTCGAAGTTGCCGCCAGCCGCCTCTCCGCCGACGTGATTAACTTCTCCGTCAGCACCTCTTCGGTGGTCAAAGGCGAATCCGTCCTCGACACGATCTCGACCTTGGAAGCCATGCGCACCGACTACGTAGTGGTCCGCCACAGCACCTCGGGCATCCCCAATCTCATCGCTAAAAACACCACCGCTTCCGTCATCAACGCGGGCGATGGCTTCCACGCCCACCCCACCCAGGCGCTGCTCGACGCCTTCACCCTTCGCGAGGTCTTCGGCGACAATCTCAGCAACAAACGCATCGCGTTCGTCGGCGACATCCAGCACTCGCGTGTTGCCCGCTCCACCAACCTTCTCTGCCGTCGGCTTGGCATGAAGACGGCCATGCTCGCCCCCAGTTCGCTCATCCCGCGCAATCATCCTCCCGAGGTCGACATCTTCAATGACTGGACCAGTCTCCACGCCTGGAACCCCGATGTTATCTACCTCCTGCGCGTCCAATCCGAACGTCAAAACGTCCCCTTCTTTCCCAGCCTTGGCGAATACCACAAAATCTACGGCCTCACCGACGAGCGACTCAAACCCATCCGCGACCGCGGCCTCTACGTCATGCATCCCGGCCCGGTCAACCGTGGCGTCGAACTCACCGACAACGTCATGAGCTACGAACGCAGCCTCATCAACCAGCAGGTCGAAAACGGCATCGCCGTGCGCATGAGCGTGCTTCACTGGCTTCGTCCAGGCTCACTGGAGTAG